In gamma proteobacterium HIMB55, the genomic stretch GGTATCGCGCTTGAGCAGCACGCCTGGGTCTATTTGGGCGCGTTGCTGTTTTCGGTTCCTGGCATCTATTGGCTAGTGCAGGGGCGGCGTTACATGGACAGACCTATTGCCAATTTAATGCAGTGTCTGGGTGTGCTGTTGCTAGGTGTTTTACTGCTCTCGGCGGGTGATTGGGCGCCCACGCTTGCGGGACTTTGCTTATTTTTTACGGGCTTTACTGCGCTCGAGGCGATGTTGCCCTCGCTCGCATCGATTTATGCTCCTGCAAGCGCGCGAGGAACGGCTATGGGCGTTTTTGCCTCGTCGCAATTCATTGGCGTATTCGTCGGCGGTCTTATGGGTGGTGCATTACTTGATACTGTTGGGGCCATCGGTGTTTGGGCAGGCATGGCCGCTTTGACCCTCGTATGGGCGGTACTTTTGGGGCTGTCGCGTTTGGCGTCACCCGAGAGCATTGCTGTTCGATAAAGAACGCGAGAGATCTCCCGCAGACCCCGCTTGATTGTTATAGTGTGGCCATGTTGTAGGAGTTTGCTGGCGCAGACGGCAATGCAGCAGGACATGCAGCAAGAGTGCGGCAGAGAATGCAGTGGCGAGCGCAGTAGAAAGCGCACTAAAAAGCGGAATAGAGAGCGCAGCAAACCGCGCACAAACCAGTGTGTAAGCCACTGCAAAAAAGTAACGCGTTGGTGAGAACCGTAGAGCCCTTAGGAGAAAGAAATGGCCAGTCGTGGAATTAACAAAGTCATCTTGGTGGGTAACCTGGGTCAAGAGCCAGAGCACCGTGTTTTACCCTCTGGTGGAGGCGTCACCAATATCAGCATCGCGACCTCAGAGTCCTGGAAAGACAAAAACACCGGGCAAATGCAGGAGCGTACCGAGTGGCATCGAGTTGTCTTCTTTAATCGATTGGCAGAGATCGCCTCTGAGTACTTACGAAAGGGCTCTAAGGTCTACGTAGAAGGCTCATTGCGAACACGAAAGTGGCAAGACCAGTCAGGTCAGGATCGTTACACGACCGAAATCGTCGCGAACGAGATGCAAATGTTGGACAGCCGTAACATGAATCAAGACGGCGGCGGTTACGCGCCCAGTCCCGCGCCTATGGCACAAGCCGCGCCTGCGGATAATTACGCGGCACCTGCACCCACATCGCAACCTGCAGACTTCCCAGAGGACGATATCCCGTTCTAAGTGAGTGAGTAGTTCACAGCCACAAGCTGTAACTCCACGGCTAAATACCAACAGTTTGATTAAGGTGCTTTAAGGTCATGCGCGTGCTGATTTTGGGTAATGACACTCCGGTGGGTTATTCCATCAGTGCCTTCGCGAATCCGTTACGCAGACACGAGCTCATTGGCGTCAGCTTGGATAAGACTCGCTGGGGCCGAGAGCGACAGGTTCGTAGGCTAGTTCGCGACGCAGCGCCTGACGTTGTTCTCGACACTCGAATCGTAACGCAGATCGATTCCTCTGATCGTATCGGCCAGCGCGACGTGCAGCGCAGCGCCTGGTTAGCCCAGGCCTGCGAACGAATTGGTGCAAGTTATCTTTACCTTTCGAGCGCTTTCGTTTTCTCAGGAACTATGACGCGTCCCTACCTGGAAAAGGATACACCTGACGTAGAGTCTGGCTTGGGTCGCGCGCTTCTTGAGATTGAGGAAACGCTGACTACACATCTGGATGACGTTCTCATTCTGAGATTAGGGCGTTTGTTTGCGGGACGACGCCCTAATGCGCTTTGTACAGCCTTGGATACTTTGCGACGCGGACAGGTTGTTCAGGTGTCTGATCGTTTACAAGGTAACCCCGTGCACGTCGGAGAAGTCGCACGGGTCTGCATGGGAATACTCGATCAAATGAGTGCTGGTGCGCCGAGACACGGCATTTTTCATTACTGTAGTTTAGGCGAGACGGGCTATCTTGATTTTGCTGAGGCGGCCATGGCATGTGCTTCACAATATGAGCCTTTTGTGGACGCGCGGGATCTCCTTGAGGATCTCACCGACGAGACTCAGCCGATGGTTAATCACACACTCGACTGCAGTAAGATCCGGCGCGAGTTTGGGATTCAGCAATTACCTTGGCGCAATTTTATTGATCGTGCAGTAACCCGTTATCTCGAGTTGTATGTTTCAGGTGAAGGAGTCATCGAAAAGACATGAGTGGCACATTAAACGTGGCTGTGTTGACGGTTAGCGACACGCGAACACAAGAAACTGACACTTCGGGGCAGTTCTTAGAAGATGCCTTGCTAGGGGCCGGTCATTCGCTGGCGGACCGCAGTATCGTTATCGACGACATTTATCGCATAAGAGCTGTGCTCTCCGCATGGATTGCTGACCCAGAAGTTCATTCGGTGCTGGTGACAGGCGGTACGGGTTTCTCGGGACGAGATTCAACGCCCGAGGCGGTCCAGCCCTTGTTCGATAAAACGATTGAGGGCTTCGGAGAAGTATTCCGCGCTCTAAGTTTTGAAGAAATTGGCTCTTCTACGGTGCAATCACGAGCTATCGCAGGCCTCGCTAATCAAACAGCAATTTTCTGTATGCCCGGCTCAACGGGTGCATGCAAAACCGCATGGAACGGACTTATTCGAGACCAGCTAGATGTCGAACACCGTCCCTGTAATTTTGTGAAGGTGCTCAAGGGTGAAGTCTAGCGCAGCGATGAATGGGTGTCTTCGTTAGTCTGGATGTCCACCCGCTAAGACGCTAGGTCTTACTGTGAGGAAAGAAACACTGCAGCGAGGTCATCCCAGTGCAAAAACGAACCTCACGAATGATTGACGCTGATAAATAAACGTTTGTTAATACGMMAAAAAAACGYCCTWMGTTTGGGCGTTTTTTTTTAGCTACGCTTTGAAGGGGCTTCTTGTATTTTTCGATTAGCCCTCGAACCGCTGGAAAACCAACGTTGCGTTGGTGCCACCGAAGCCGAAACTATTCGACATGACGCGGTTCAACGTAACGCCTGTTCTCGCATTAGTTACCACGTCCATACCGTCAGCACCTTCGTCGAGTGTTTCGACATTGGCCGACGCAGCGATGAAGTCGTTCTCCATCATAAGTAATGAGTAGATGGCTTCTTGAACACCTGCGGCACCGAGCGAGTGGCCTGAGAGTGATTTGGTGGAGGCAATGGCGGGTGTGCTATCACCGAAAACCTCTCTTACCGCTTTTAATTCCTGGATATCTCCTGCAGGGGTGCTAGTGCCGTGTGCATTGATGTAATCAATATCGCCCTCGACGGTCGCCATTGCCTGCTGCATGCAACGAACAGCGCCTTCGCCCGAGGGTGCAACCATGTCGTGACCGTCAGAGGTAGCACCATAACCAACAACTTCGGCGTAGATTTTGGCACCGCGGGCCTGCGCGTGCTCGAGTGATTCAAGTACGAGCATCCCGCCGCCACCTGCAATGACGAAACCATCGCGGTCCGCGTCGTAGGCGCGTGAAGCGCGATCTGGCGTTTCGTTGTACTTGGTCGACAGCGCACCCATTGCGTCAAACAGGCAGCTCAGTGACCAGTCAAGTTCCTCACCGCCGCCGGCGAAGACAACGTCTTGTTTGCCGAGCTGGATTTGCTCCATCGCATTACCAATACAGTGCGCACTGGTAGAGCAAGCGGAGGAAATCGAGTAGTTAACACCCTTAATCTGGAAGGGCGTGGCTAAGCAGGCAGATACGGTACTGCCCATGGTCTGTGTCACGCGATAGGGACCTACCCGACGGAGACCGCGATCACGAAGAATGTCTGCGGCCTCAACTTGGCTGGCACTCGAAGCACCGCCAGAGCCAGCAATGATGCCCGTTCGTACGTTGGATACTTGCTCCGGTGCGAGACCGGAGTCTGCGATAGCCTGCTCCATACTCAAAAACGCGTAGCCCGCAGCGTCGCCCATAAAGCGCCATTGCTTGCGATCGATGTGTTCGGCGAGATCAATATCGGGCTTACCAGAAACCCAAGAGCGCATGCCTATTTCTTCCTGCGCTGGGTTGTAGCTAATGCCCGACTTACCTTGCTTAAGTGAGGACGTAACCTCTTCTGCATTGTTACCGAGGCTTGAGACGATTCCCAAGCCCGTAACGACAACACGTTTTGTCATTAGAAATTATCCGTGGATTGGAACAAGCCGACGCGAAGGTCGGTCGCGGTATAGATTTCTCGGCCATCGACAGAGACAGAGCCGTCCGCAATTCCCATAACTAGCTTGCGCTCGATGACGCGCTTCATTTCGATTTTATAGGTGACCAGCTTGCTGCTAGGCAGTATTTGCCCCGTAAACTTTACCTCACCTGAACCCAAAGCACGCCCGCGTCCAGGGTTGCCGCGCCAGCCCAAGAAAAAGCCAACAAGCTGCCACATCGCATCAAGGCCCAAACAGCCAGGCATCACGGGGTCGCCCGGGAAGTGGCAGTCAAAGAACCAGAGGTCTTTGTGAATATCGAGCTCGGCCAAAATCAAACCTTTGCCCGCCTTGCCGCCATCGCTGTTGATCTCGGTGATGCGGTCTAGCATCAGCATGTTATCTATCGGCAGCTTGGCATTGCCGGGTCCAAAGAGATTACCCATACCACAGGCGACTAGCTCGTCTTTGGCGTAGGCATTTTGGGGGGTAAATACAAATTCTTCAGTCATTTGCGTAGGGTACCTCGCTGGCTTCTGACTTGCACTCGGTTTAATGGTGCGGAGTGGAGGATGTCACAATTGCTTCCTAACCGTGAAAAAAATTCATCGGGCCGTCGCTCGATATCGTGTTGAAGTAGTCAAGCTGTCATAAATGCACCGTAGCTTCAGTACACAAGAGACCGTATGCTGGGGCGTGTGGTGCGTTATTCTGGGGTTTTTCTTTGGTGTCGTTAGTTACGCCGGTGTTGCTTTGTGGTGGTGTTGGGAGTCGGCTTTGGCCTGTTTCTCGGCAGGGCCGACCCAAACAATACCTCAACCTAATTGGCGAGCAGTCCATGCTCCAGCAAACCCTCGCGCGTTTAGAGGGTCTCAAGCAGAATGATCCAATCATTGTCTGTAACGACGAGCACCGCTTCTTGGTGGCGGAGCAGTTGCGACAACTCGGCATCGAGCAGGCAACGATTATTCTGGAGCCTGAGGGTAAAAATACGGCACCGGCTATCGCCTTGGCGGCCCACGCTGCGTCGGCGTCTGATCCGGAGTCCTTGCTACTGGTGCTCCCAGCGGATCATTACATTGGTCGACCCGAGGACTTGCGCAATGCCATTACCGCAGCCATCGATGTGGCAAGCGACCAAAAGTTAGTGACCTTTGGTTTGATTCCCTCACGTCCTGAGACGGGCTATGGCTATATCAAACGAGGCGCGGATATCACTGAGCATGCCGCCGTCCTCGAAACCTTTGTTGAAAAGCCAGATGTAGAAACCGCAGAGGCATACCTTGCGTCCGGTGAGTACGTATGGAACAGCGGCATGTTCATGTTCTCGGCTCAAGCGTACTTGTCCGCTTTGGAATCGAGTCAGACGGATGTGGCTACCGCCTGTCGTGAGTCGATGAATGCTGCAGAGCGAGATCTGGACTTTATTCGTCCCGATGCCGACATATTCGCAACAAGCCCGGCAGACAGTATCGATTACGCGGTTATGGAGCACACCACCGACGGAGCCGTGGTCTCGCTGGATTGTGACTGGAGCGATATTGGTGCTTGGTCAGCGCTGTGGGAAGCAGGGGCAAAGGATGAGTCGGGTAATGTCACCGAGGGTGATGTGGTTCTCGATAATACGAGCAACAGCTACATCCGCAGTCAGTCGCGCTTGGTGACGACCACAGGGGTTAAAGACTTAGTCGTTGTCGAAACCGCTGATGCGGTGATGGTGGCTGATCGATATTCGGTACAGGACGTCAAAAACATTGTCTCGGCGTTGAAGTCTGCATCGCGAGCTGAGGCTGATAGCCATCGACGCGTCTTTCGGCCTTGGGGCTCCTATGAATTGTTGGTGGAGGGCGAGGGTTTTCAAGTAAAACGGATTGTAGTGAATCCAGGCCAGCGACTCTCGCTACAACTGCACCATCACCGAGCGGAACACTGGGTGGTCGTAAGAGGTACTGCGGAGGTCGTGAACGGTGAAGAAACGTTGCTCCTCACTGAGGATCAGTCGACCTATATTCCGATCGGCGCCAAGCATCGACTTAGTAATTCAGGCCAAGATCCGCTAGAACTAATTGAGGTGCAGTCCGGTAGTTATCTAGGTGAGGATGACATTGTGCGGTTCGAGGATGTGTACGGTCGTTCCACGGATTGAGCGATACGGGCGGAGGCATCCGGCGTGCTTTTCAGTGTGGGAGCCTCGGCGCAGTGCTTAGTTGAGGTGCAGATAGGGTGAGTAAAGCGGCTATTGCCAAACATGAAGAGGATCAAAAATGATTGAGAAGTGTTTATTTCCAGTAGCGGGTTACGGAACGCGCTTTTTGCCTGCAACCAAAAGCACGGCGAAGGAAATGCTGCCGATCGTGAACAAACCTTTGCTTCAGTACGGAGTGGAAGAGGCGCTGGCCGCAGGGATGAACAACTGCGCCTTCGTGACGGGACGAGGGAAGCGAGCCATAGCTGATCACTTCGATATTTCTTACGAGTTAGAGCATGAGATTTCAGGCACCTCGAAAGAGAAGTACCTTGAAGGAATTCGCGATGTCATTGGTCGAGGCGTCTTCACCATGGTCCGCCAGCGTGAGATGAAAGGCTTGGGCCACGCTATCTTGACAGGCGAGCCTTTGATTGGCGATCAAGCTTTCGGCGTGGTACTAGCGGATGACCTCTGCATTAATCAAGAAGGACCTGGCGTTCTGCAGCAAATGGCCGAGCTGTATAACCAGTTTCGCTGTTCGATAGTCGCGGTGATGGAAGTGCCCGAAGATCAAATCAGCGCGTACGGTGTGATTGCTGGTGAAGCCATGGGCGATAGCCTGTATCGAGTCGACAAGATGGTCGAAAAACCCGCCGCAGAGGACGCGCCGTCGAATCTCGCAGTTATTGGGCGGTATATACTGACGCCCGACATTTTCGAGATTATTCGTGAAACACCTCCGGGTAAAAATGGCGAGGTGCAGATTACCGACGCGCTAATGACGCAGGCCAAAAAGGGGTGCGTTCTGGCCTACAAATTCAAGGGCCAGCGATTTGATTGCGGTAGCGTGCCTGGTTTTGTCGAAGCAACGAACTTTGTCTACGAGAATATTTATTACGACCTGTAAGGAACGCACCTGTGTCTGAGCCGATCCGCTGCTTTAAATCCTATGATGTGCGAGGCCGCATCCCCGATGAACTTAACGAGGATATTGCCCGACGCATTGGCCGCGGATACGCCGAGGTGATCAATCCCGGTACTGTTGTGGTCGGTCACGACATTCGCCTAACGTCTGAGTCGATCAAAGCAGCCTTGGTAGATGGCCTGCGCGAGCAAGGCGTCGATGTGTTCGACATTGGCCAGTGCGGAACGGAAGAGATTTATTTCGCGACCTCGCACTTGAAGGTCGGTGGTGGTATTTGCGTCACAGCGAGTCACAACCCTAAAGATTACAACGGCATGAAATTCGTGCGCGCCGAATCAAAGCCCATCTCGGGTGACTCAGGTCTCAAAGAGATTCAGGCGAAAGCCGAGGCTGATGACTTCACACCCGCTGCGACGCGCGGCAGTTACGAGTCAGTCGATACCAGCGGCGCCTACGTAGAGCACCTGCTGAGCTATGTCGACACTGCATCGCTCAAGCCACTCAAGATTGTCTGTACAGCGGGCAATGGCGGCGCAGGTCGCGTGGTCGACTTGCTCGAGCCTCACCTACCCTTTGAGTTCATCAAGTTACACCATGAAGCAGACGGCCATTTTCCAAACGGGGTACCTAACCCGATGCTCGAGGAAAATCGTGTCGCGTCAGCCGCTTTGGTGCGCGAGTCCGGTGCTGACTTGGGTATCGCCTGGGATGGCGATTTCGATCGTTGCTTCTTTTACGACCATACGGGCGAGTTTATCGAGGGCTACTACGTTGTTGGGCTACTTGCCTCCGCTTTCCTAGCAAAGGGGAGTGACCAAATCGTGGTTCACGACCCCCGGCTTACCTGGAACACCATCGACGTTGCGCAATCTGCGGGTGGCTCGGCAGAGCAGAGTAAAACAGGTCACGCGTTCATCAAGGAAACCATGCGACGGGTTGATGCTGTATATGGTGGGGAAATGAGCGCACACCACTATTTCCGCGACTTCGCTTACTGTGACAGCGGCATGATCCCTTGGCTCTTGGTAGCGGAGATTATGTCTGCTACGGGTAAGACGCTTGCATCGCTTGTGGAAGAACGCACGCATGCCTTTCCTTGCTCAGGCGAAATCAACCGTACGGTCGCTGATGCGCCAGCGCTGATCGCCAAGGTTGAAGACCTGTATGCGGAGGGTGCGAATACTATCGAGCACATGGATGGTTTGAGCCTGAGTTATGACGATTGGCGCTTCAATCTCCGCATGTCCAACACCGAGCCCGTGGTGCGCTTGAACGTTGAGAGTCGTGGCGACGCGGCGCTAATGCGAGCGAAGACGGAAGAATTACTGGCGATTATCGACGCAGCCTGAAGACTCAGCCCGTTTGAAACTCGCAGTCAAAATCTGATCTCACTGCGCGTCGATTGACGAACCGATGCGCGCCACCTAGCCTGTCTTAATAATAAAAACGCTGGTAACAGGAGTGTCACCTGCCATGGAAATGAAACCTTTTAAGCCGTTTGGCTCCGTGAGTGCGCTTACCTTGGGCGGCGGAGGTCTTGGGCAGGTATGGGGTGAGACCACTCGAGAAGAAGCGGTTGCCACTGCTCGCCTTGCACTTGATTGTGGGATTACCCATTTCGATATGGCCCCAATGTACGGACGTGGTGAAGCCGAGAAGGTGATTGGTGAAGCCTTCAAGGGTATGGATACCTCGAAGCTTAATTTTACGACTAAGTACCGGCTCGGTCGCGTAGACGATGCCATCACCTACGACAAGCTAAATGCATCACTGACGCGATCCCTCGAGACCATGGGTATTGAGCGCGCCGATCTTTTCTTGCTGCACTCGCAACTGATAGAGGATGACCATGTGCTGCATCAGCTCGATGAGCATCGGGACCGTCTTGCAACGCCTCGCAGTTATCTTTTGGAATCTGTAGTTCCTGCATTTGAGCGCCTCATGGCCGAGGGAAAGATCGGCGGTTGGGGTTTTGCGCTAGGGCAGGAGTCCGCACTGGAAGCGGTGATTGCCAGTGACACACCACCGAGCGCGGTCCAATGCGTGGTTAACCCACTCAATTCAGCGGGCAATATCGCTTACACCACCGAGACCTTTGATGGTCGCAAGATATTAGATGCGTGCATCAAACACGATGTACCGGCTTTGGCGATTCGTGCCGTGCAGGCCGGCGCATTGACCTCTGCCATGGACCGCGAGTTACCTGCTGATGATGCCGATCAACGTGATTTCGATCGTGCCGCTGGGTTTCGGAAGCTTGCGGCTGAATGGGGACAGACACCCGCGCGCTTGGCTCATCGATACTCGCTCGCCATTGATGGTCCAAGCTCTGTGATTCTGGGCGTAAAGAATCGTGAGGAGCTGATTGAGTGTGTCGAAGCAGAACGAGATCCAAGACTTACCCCGGCCGAGTGCCAGCAGCTAGAAGCCGTGTGTGCCTGATTGATCAATCAGTCGACTCGTTAGATTACTGTCACGCAGCGGGTTTACTGCCGATCACGGTCTTACTCTAAAAGCCTTTCAGGCTTGGCCTTGACCAGCATACGCGGTGCCATTAGCGTTACACGGGAATTAACGGAAGTGTGCGCGCATTTGTTTTGGAAGCGACTGCTTTCCTGAGAAGTGATTTCGCTCACAACCGATAATCAAATAACCACATAAGAACAGGCACAAAGTGCCTATCTAACTCACGACTGGGAGAATCCTCATGGGTCATGCATACATCGTAGACACTTGTCGCACACCGCGCGGTATCGGAAAAGTTGGAAAAGGCGCACTTGCGCACCTACACCCTTCGTATCTCGGGTCGACCGTTCTGGCTGCGCTTGCAGAGCGAAACAATCTCAACACCAGCGAGGTTGATGACATTATCTGGGGTACGTCCTCGCAGAGCGGAAAGCAAGGTGGTGACCTCGGTCGTATGGCAGCACTCAATGCTGGCTACGACGTTCGCTCTTCAGGTGTCACTCTCGATCGTTTCTGTGGCTCAGGTATCACAACCGTTAATTTGGCTGCGGCGCAGGTGATGTCAGGTATGGAAGACCTGGTTATTGCCGGTGGCACAGAAATGATGAGCTATCACTCGCAGATCGGTGATCCAAGCAAGCCGCCTATGATTGATTCGGGCAACCTCGAGCTTCGTGCAATGCATCCGCAGTCGCAACAGGGTGTGTGCGCGGACGCTATTGCCACACTCGAGGGTATTGATCGTGATGCCGTTGACGATCTTGCGCTGGTAAGTCAGGCGCGTGCTGCCCGTGCGATTGCGGAAGGTCGTTTCGATAAGTCACTGATCACCGTTAAGAACCCTGACGGCACAGTAGCCCTCGACCACGAAGAGTTCCCTCGTCCACAAACAACGAAGGAAGGCCTTTCGGAGCTAAAGACGGTCTTCAGTGTGTTGCGTGACGTGCCCGTCGATGAGCAGGGAACGACTTATGGTGCGCTGATTCAGCAGAAATATCCTGAAATCACCGAGTTCAATCACATTCACCACGCCGGTAACTCATCGGGTGTTGTGGACGGAGCGGCAGCGTTGCTGCTCGCCTCTGAATCGTACATGGAGCGAACCGGCATGACGCCGCGTGCGCGCATTGTTGCTACAGCCAACATGGGTGATTGCCCAACGTTGATGTTGAATGCGCCTGTGCCTGCAGCAGAAAAGGTGCTGATGAAAGCTGGTCTGACTAAGGACGACATCGACGTCTGGGAAATTAACGAGGCGTTTTCTGTCGTAGCTGAACGCTTCATTCGTCGTCTCGATCTTGATCGTGAGAAAGTGAACATCAACGGCGGCGCTATGGCACTGGGTCACCCGATTGGCGCAACAGGTTCGATCCTTGTTGGTACAGCGCTGGATGAGCTCGAGCGGCAGGGCGGTCGTTACGCGCTGATCACTATGTGCGCCGCTGGCGGCATGGCTCCAGCCATCATTATCGAGCGGGTCTAACGAGTGACTCCGCTCGTATCTGCTTAGGTTGGGCTAACGGCCTAACCAAAACCTAAACCGAAAAGCCCGGCATTAGCCGGGCTTTTTGTATGTGATTCTTTTCTGCGCCCAAGTGCCTCAGTACCTAAGTACGCACGACTCCCCGAGTTACTTAGCGCCTGCCTTGGCTGGTTGGCGAGGTTTTGCGTAGCTCCTGAAGGCCATGCGCTCTAGCGCATGAGTCCTGCATTTTAACGGCCGCTATTGGCCTCTCGCCAAGCGGCGGCAAGCGTGGCGGTTGATGCGTCGAGCTCGTCGAGACCTTCGCCCGTTTCTAGCGCTCCGCGGATTTGCTTTCCAATCACTTTGCCAAGCTCCACACCCCACTGGTCGAAGGCGTTTAGCCCCATCAGCACGGATAGGAAGTAGGTTTTGTGCTCGTAAGCGGCAACCAATGCACCCAGCGTCGCGGGTGTAACTGCATCCATAACAATGGTGCTGTGAGGGTGGTTTCCGGGCATTTCGAAATGAGGTGCGAGCTCGGGAGCGAGGCCTTTTGACGCCGCGAGTTCTTGTGACTCTTCGGCGGAGCGTCCAATCAAAAAGGCGCGGCTCTGTGCCAAGGCATTCGAGGCGAGCTTCCGGTGTGCGTCGAGGTCAACATTCCCGTTGGTTAACGGAAAAATGATGTCAGCCGAAAACGCCCTGTTTCCCTGATGGAGCAGCTGATAGTAGGAGTGCTGACCGATGGTCCCCGCAGAGCCCCAGAGCACAGGTGCCGTGACGTCCGTTATGGACTCACCGTCGAGCGTCACCCGCTTACCATTACTCTCCATAGTCAGCTGCTGTAAAAAGTCAGCGAGGTACTCGAGGCGCTGAGAGTAGGGCAGGACGACATGCGTTTCCGTATTCAAGAAACGCGTGTTCCAGAGCTCGAGCATCGCCATCATCATCGGGAGGTTTTGGTCGGGCGCGGTTTCGCGTGTGTGCTCATCGAGCGCACGTGCGCCGTCGAGCATCTCAGAAAATGCTTCCCAGCCGTGCCCGAGCGCAATCACTAAGCCGATGGCTGACCACACTGAGTAGCGGCCGCCAACCCAGTCCCACATGGGGAAGCAGGCGTTTGCATCAATACCAAAGTCTGCCGCTGCGTCGAGATTGGTGGTGACTGCGAGTACGTGCTTGCCGATGTCCGCATCCGGTACACCGCCCTTAATTAGCCACGCTCGAGCGCGCTGCGCGTTGGTCAGGGTCTCTTCAGTGGTGAATGTTTTCGAGCAGATGATGAGCAGGGTGGTCGCGGGGTTAAGATCGCGAGTTACTACATCAAGATCGTGCGGATCAACGTTGGAAATAAAGTGGGTGCGAAGCCGCGGTGCCTCAGTATCGAGCGCGCGGCAGATCATTCGGGGACCGAGATCCGAGCCACCAATGCCGATGTTAATGACATCAGTGAATGGTTGCCCAGATGCGCTCGTGTGCGCGCCGCTGTGAATGCTCTCAACAGCAGATTTCATTCGAGAAAGCGTCTCGCTGACTTCGTTATATAAATCCGAACAATCGTTAGATGCTGTTCCTCGAAGCAGAGTATGTAGCGCCGCGCGTTGCTCGGTGATATTGACCTCGACACCCGTTACCAGCTGCTCGAAGGCTGCTGGTAACCCCGCATTGTCGGCCGCTTCAGTCAGCACGGAGAGTGCCGCGCGATCTATCCGCTGCTTGGATGCATCAAGGCTAAGTCCCGCAGCAGTTAACGTGAGGTCGCTTACGCGATTGGCGTCGCTGGAAAGCAGTTCTGCAATGGATACGTCGCTGAGGCGCGACGCCTCGGCTTTTAAGGTGTCGGCGTCACTGCTTGGCAGCATCGATTAACTCTCCCGGGAAAGTGAAAAGGTAGCGAGTGTTTCTAGGCTTGTCTTTGCGGCGCTTGGCGCGAGTGTCGCGAGCGCATCGTTCACAAGATCACAGTGTGCTTCTGCAGCGGATCTCGTCTCGGCTATACCGCCGCTATCCGCTGCGAGCGCAATGATTTCATTGAGGTGGTCAGCAGATTTGGTTCTCAGTGCTGTGGCAATGAGCGCTGCATCATCCGGAGACGCATGTTGCATGGCATGAATGAGCGGTAGCGTGGGCTTGCCCTCGTTGAGGTCGTCGCCAACGTTTTTACCCGTGGTCTCAGGATCGCCCTCATAGTCGAGCACGTCGTCAATCAACTGAAATGCGATACCCAAATTGAGCCCGATGTCATGCATTGTCTTTAGGGTGTCATCGCTCTCGTTGCTGAGCAT encodes the following:
- a CDS encoding UTP-glucose-1-phosphate uridylyltransferase (PFAM: Nucleotidyl transferase~TIGRFAM: UTP-glucose-1-phosphate uridylyltransferase); this encodes MIEKCLFPVAGYGTRFLPATKSTAKEMLPIVNKPLLQYGVEEALAAGMNNCAFVTGRGKRAIADHFDISYELEHEISGTSKEKYLEGIRDVIGRGVFTMVRQREMKGLGHAILTGEPLIGDQAFGVVLADDLCINQEGPGVLQQMAELYNQFRCSIVAVMEVPEDQISAYGVIAGEAMGDSLYRVDKMVEKPAAEDAPSNLAVIGRYILTPDIFEIIRETPPGKNGEVQITDALMTQAKKGCVLAYKFKGQRFDCGSVPGFVEATNFVYENIYYDL
- a CDS encoding phosphomannomutase (PFAM: Phosphoglucomutase/phosphomannomutase, alpha/beta/alpha domain II; Phosphoglucomutase/phosphomannomutase, alpha/beta/alpha domain III; Phosphoglucomutase/phosphomannomutase, C-terminal domain; Phosphoglucomutase/phosphomannomutase, alpha/beta/alpha domain I); the encoded protein is MSEPIRCFKSYDVRGRIPDELNEDIARRIGRGYAEVINPGTVVVGHDIRLTSESIKAALVDGLREQGVDVFDIGQCGTEEIYFATSHLKVGGGICVTASHNPKDYNGMKFVRAESKPISGDSGLKEIQAKAEADDFTPAATRGSYESVDTSGAYVEHLLSYVDTASLKPLKIVCTAGNGGAGRVVDLLEPHLPFEFIKLHHEADGHFPNGVPNPMLEENRVASAALVRESGADLGIAWDGDFDRCFFYDHTGEFIEGYYVVGLLASAFLAKGSDQIVVHDPRLTWNTIDVAQSAGGSAEQSKTGHAFIKETMRRVDAVYGGEMSAHHYFRDFAYCDSGMIPWLLVAEIMSATGKTLASLVEERTHAFPCSGEINRTVADAPALIAKVEDLYAEGANTIEHMDGLSLSYDDWRFNLRMSNTEPVVRLNVESRGDAALMRAKTEELLAIIDAA
- a CDS encoding putative oxidoreductase, aryl-alcohol dehydrogenase like protein (PFAM: Aldo/keto reductase family) encodes the protein MEMKPFKPFGSVSALTLGGGGLGQVWGETTREEAVATARLALDCGITHFDMAPMYGRGEAEKVIGEAFKGMDTSKLNFTTKYRLGRVDDAITYDKLNASLTRSLETMGIERADLFLLHSQLIEDDHVLHQLDEHRDRLATPRSYLLESVVPAFERLMAEGKIGGWGFALGQESALEAVIASDTPPSAVQCVVNPLNSAGNIAYTTETFDGRKILDACIKHDVPALAIRAVQAGALTSAMDRELPADDADQRDFDRAAGFRKLAAEWGQTPARLAHRYSLAIDGPSSVILGVKNREELIECVEAERDPRLTPAECQQLEAVCA
- a CDS encoding acetyl-CoA acetyltransferase (PFAM: Thiolase, C-terminal domain; Thiolase, N-terminal domain~TIGRFAM: acetyl-CoA acetyltransferases), yielding MGHAYIVDTCRTPRGIGKVGKGALAHLHPSYLGSTVLAALAERNNLNTSEVDDIIWGTSSQSGKQGGDLGRMAALNAGYDVRSSGVTLDRFCGSGITTVNLAAAQVMSGMEDLVIAGGTEMMSYHSQIGDPSKPPMIDSGNLELRAMHPQSQQGVCADAIATLEGIDRDAVDDLALVSQARAARAIAEGRFDKSLITVKNPDGTVALDHEEFPRPQTTKEGLSELKTVFSVLRDVPVDEQGTTYGALIQQKYPEITEFNHIHHAGNSSGVVDGAAALLLASESYMERTGMTPRARIVATANMGDCPTLMLNAPVPAAEKVLMKAGLTKDDIDVWEINEAFSVVAERFIRRLDLDREKVNINGGAMALGHPIGATGSILVGTALDELERQGGRYALITMCAAGGMAPAIIIERV